The sequence below is a genomic window from Elusimicrobiota bacterium.
AAATCAATAGGGGAGAAATCTACAGAGGAGTAAAACTGGGGGAGTGGGATTTATTTTAAGTAAGGTCGGGCGTTTACCGGACAACCTGTTCTTGTAATGATTTCGAAATGTAAATGCGGGGTGGTTGCACGGCCGCTAGAGCCAACGGTCCCGATTTTCTCGCCTGCTGCAACCGTTTGACCTTCCTCTACAAATATCTTTTTCAAATGAGCATAGCGTGTGTAGCACCCATCCTTATGTCGTATGAGCACCATCCGCCCATACCCAGACTGCTTTTTCGCAAACTTCACCATGCCGGCCCGTGCGGCAATCACAAAATCACCGCCTTTTTTACTTTTCTTTAAGTCAATGCCTTCATGAAACTCACGGCCTCGCGGCCCGAAATTTGAAATCACATGAGAGCCAGGCAACGGATTTACAAACACGCCATGCTTTGGCATATCCTCAGGCGCCGGCGCTTTTCGCACGAAACGCTGTGGCCCCGCGCACGCGCCAAAAAGCAAAAAAGCTATTAAAAATAAAAAATTTAAAATCCGCTGAAAGTTGATTTTAGTCATGGGCATATTATATCAAATTAGGGATGTTCTAAGAATCGTTGAAAAACATAGAATAAAGGTGTAAAATTGAACTCGAAAGGCGAGCGGGGGGAAGATAAGTTT
It includes:
- a CDS encoding M23 family metallopeptidase, with amino-acid sequence MTKINFQRILNFLFLIAFLLFGACAGPQRFVRKAPAPEDMPKHGVFVNPLPGSHVISNFGPRGREFHEGIDLKKSKKGGDFVIAARAGMVKFAKKQSGYGRMVLIRHKDGCYTRYAHLKKIFVEEGQTVAAGEKIGTVGSSGRATTPHLHFEIITRTGCPVNARPYLK